The following proteins are co-located in the Paludibaculum fermentans genome:
- a CDS encoding M48 family metallopeptidase, producing MRRRLMVVSLFTAVVLLAANQRKLPKPSWPNFFSKEQDVQMGREYAQQVEQQMTVVQNKELTDYINKIGERLVKQGGLDDYPYFFKVVQEPSINAFALPGGPMFVHTGLIKAADNEAQIAGVLAHELSHVVLRHGTNQASKAQLIQLPAMLAGAVAGGTLAGQLAQLGIGLGANSVLLKFSRGAESDADLLGAHTMAKAGYNPLELARFFEKLEAEMGKSGSSKFAQFMSDHPNPGNRVKAIEDQLPYMARGPYSSQMGDLKRMQAFVDGLPAAPKKAAKGQGSSAGATAPAQLPNAQKPASVPVSSSMKTAQSNGLTLSYPSNWQETTEQNSLTLAPAEGRVQSFIGYGVMVNLAQAPSGQKVDLQQDTQKLLQSMAQQNAGMKVVEQPQQVTIGGSKALVTKLGSDSPYAGTREVDIVVTIDRGTSLFYLVFVAPEPDYAKLEPVFQQMTRSIRFQ from the coding sequence ATGCGTAGACGTTTGATGGTTGTATCCCTGTTCACCGCAGTGGTCCTACTGGCTGCCAATCAAAGGAAGTTACCCAAGCCGAGTTGGCCGAACTTCTTCAGCAAAGAGCAGGATGTCCAGATGGGCCGCGAGTACGCGCAACAGGTCGAGCAGCAGATGACCGTTGTGCAGAACAAGGAACTGACCGACTACATCAACAAGATCGGCGAACGCCTGGTGAAACAGGGCGGCCTGGACGACTACCCCTACTTCTTCAAAGTGGTGCAGGAACCCAGCATCAACGCCTTCGCTCTGCCCGGCGGACCCATGTTCGTGCACACCGGCCTGATCAAGGCGGCCGATAACGAAGCCCAGATCGCCGGCGTGCTCGCCCACGAGCTCTCTCACGTGGTGCTGCGTCACGGTACGAACCAGGCCTCCAAGGCCCAGCTCATTCAGTTGCCGGCGATGCTCGCGGGCGCGGTGGCTGGCGGAACCCTGGCCGGTCAGCTCGCCCAGTTGGGCATCGGCCTCGGCGCCAACTCCGTGCTTCTGAAATTCTCCCGGGGCGCCGAAAGTGACGCCGATCTGCTCGGCGCGCACACCATGGCCAAAGCCGGCTACAACCCCCTGGAACTGGCTCGCTTCTTCGAGAAGCTCGAAGCCGAAATGGGGAAGTCCGGCAGCAGCAAGTTCGCCCAGTTCATGTCCGACCACCCGAATCCGGGCAATCGCGTCAAGGCGATCGAGGACCAGTTGCCCTACATGGCCCGCGGCCCCTACAGCTCCCAGATGGGCGACCTGAAGCGCATGCAGGCCTTCGTCGATGGACTGCCGGCCGCCCCCAAGAAGGCCGCCAAGGGGCAGGGAAGCAGCGCAGGTGCGACGGCCCCTGCCCAGTTGCCCAACGCCCAAAAGCCGGCCAGCGTCCCGGTCTCGTCCTCCATGAAAACCGCCCAGTCGAACGGCCTCACGCTTTCTTACCCGTCCAACTGGCAGGAGACCACCGAACAGAACTCACTCACCCTGGCGCCGGCGGAAGGCCGCGTCCAGTCGTTCATCGGATACGGCGTGATGGTGAACCTCGCCCAGGCGCCTTCGGGTCAGAAAGTGGATCTCCAGCAGGACACCCAAAAACTGCTCCAAAGCATGGCGCAACAGAACGCGGGCATGAAAGTGGTCGAGCAGCCGCAACAGGTGACCATCGGCGGATCCAAGGCGCTGGTGACCAAGCTCGGCTCGGACTCGCCGTACGCGGGCACCAGGGAAGTTGACATCGTGGTGACCATCGACCGGGGCACGTCGCTCTTCTACCTGGTCTTTGTTGCCCCAGAACCGGATTATGCGAAATTGGAGCCGGTCTTCCAGCAGATGACTCGGTCGATCCGCTTCCAATAG
- a CDS encoding ATP-binding protein, whose translation MTVAYGSAPPMVGIDAAGKPTGFAVEMLQEAARREGIALVWKLGGSRTKNEEDLTQGSLDLILTGYSTPERRKRFFVSSSWWSTEIVILTPTSSNIRTTGDLKGKRLAMPSGPLPTLAAVFQGSEMMPEGSAVKAVEAACQGRADAAIIANIFVRDLLYAGDSACRGISLQTIDTKLQWEYALVARHAVAPEVQALRDRFEEMTSDGTMAALAASYPVISSRYAARMAGAMRDRYYLTVQRILIGAALLILVLAAIAIIRLNDSRRKLELANQALQRDLEMRMRVERALRESESRFRTLFENAPQGVIEFGQSGAILFANPRAATIFGRSSENLARIKFEELFPERFRPALPRLASGAVQPRDLQGLTILRQDGTELPVELSAAPIRANDEDLTLVFLLDISDRMSLEAQLRQAQKLESIGQLAGGVAHDFNNLLTVIGGNTDLARMCMESNEPAGPYLDQIARAATRATSLTRQLLSFARRQKVQPAKMNVNDGLRDVAKMLRRLIGEDVSLEMLLEARKALTYADPGQFEQVIVNLAINARDAMPNGGRLVLRTSDFHLDPGNLHELAGLSAGDYLLLAVSDTGEGMTPEVMTHIFEPFFTTKDVGKGTGLGLSTVYGIVKQCGGLISVYSEPGQGTSFKILLPVLETDVGEDERAPEAHRILKGSETILLAEDDEAVRKFVCGLLRLHGYQVVETADPNSALEAARQATGPIHLLLTDVVMPHMSGLELRARFSDLYPGVPVLLMSGYSARLRTQPLDAPSIEKPFSPAALLGRIRDLLDGVPESSSGH comes from the coding sequence TTGACGGTTGCATACGGCAGTGCTCCGCCGATGGTCGGCATCGACGCCGCGGGCAAGCCGACCGGGTTTGCGGTGGAGATGCTGCAGGAAGCTGCGCGCCGCGAAGGAATTGCTCTGGTCTGGAAGCTTGGCGGTTCGCGTACAAAGAACGAAGAAGACCTGACACAGGGCTCCCTCGACCTGATTCTTACGGGGTATTCCACGCCCGAGCGGCGTAAGCGCTTCTTTGTTTCGTCGTCCTGGTGGTCGACGGAAATCGTCATTCTGACCCCGACCTCGAGCAACATCCGCACGACCGGCGATTTGAAGGGCAAGCGGCTGGCCATGCCGTCAGGCCCATTGCCGACCCTGGCGGCCGTCTTCCAGGGCTCTGAGATGATGCCGGAAGGATCGGCGGTCAAAGCAGTGGAAGCGGCGTGTCAAGGCCGGGCGGACGCCGCCATCATTGCCAATATCTTTGTCCGCGATCTGTTGTATGCCGGTGATTCGGCGTGCCGGGGCATCAGTTTACAGACCATCGATACGAAACTGCAATGGGAGTACGCGCTGGTTGCCCGGCATGCCGTGGCGCCGGAGGTCCAGGCTCTACGCGACCGGTTTGAGGAGATGACCTCGGATGGGACGATGGCGGCGCTGGCTGCCAGCTATCCCGTGATCTCCAGTCGCTATGCGGCGCGCATGGCCGGGGCCATGCGGGACCGCTACTACCTGACGGTGCAGCGGATCCTGATCGGTGCGGCACTGTTGATCCTGGTGCTGGCCGCGATCGCCATTATCCGGTTGAATGATTCGCGGCGAAAGCTCGAGCTCGCCAATCAGGCGCTGCAGCGGGACCTGGAGATGCGCATGCGCGTCGAGCGGGCACTGCGGGAAAGCGAGTCCCGCTTCCGGACATTGTTCGAGAACGCTCCGCAGGGCGTGATCGAGTTCGGGCAATCGGGCGCCATTCTGTTCGCCAATCCGCGGGCCGCCACGATCTTTGGCCGGTCGTCCGAGAATTTGGCACGGATCAAGTTTGAGGAGCTGTTTCCGGAGCGGTTCCGGCCGGCGCTGCCGCGGCTTGCCAGCGGTGCTGTCCAGCCTCGTGACCTGCAGGGACTCACGATTCTGCGCCAGGACGGCACGGAGTTGCCCGTGGAGCTTTCGGCTGCGCCCATTCGTGCGAATGACGAGGACCTCACGTTGGTATTCCTCCTGGATATCTCCGATCGAATGTCACTGGAGGCCCAACTGCGGCAGGCACAGAAACTGGAGAGCATCGGCCAACTCGCGGGCGGCGTGGCGCACGACTTCAACAATCTGCTGACCGTGATCGGCGGGAACACCGACCTGGCGCGGATGTGTATGGAATCGAACGAGCCCGCCGGCCCCTACCTGGACCAGATCGCGCGGGCGGCCACTCGCGCGACTTCCCTCACCCGGCAACTGCTGTCGTTTGCGCGGCGGCAGAAGGTTCAGCCAGCGAAGATGAACGTCAACGACGGGCTGCGGGATGTGGCGAAGATGCTGCGCCGGCTGATCGGTGAAGACGTTTCACTCGAAATGCTTCTTGAGGCCCGCAAGGCGCTGACGTACGCCGATCCCGGACAGTTCGAACAGGTGATTGTGAATCTGGCGATCAATGCCCGTGACGCCATGCCGAACGGCGGACGGCTGGTGTTGCGGACTTCGGACTTCCATCTGGACCCAGGCAATCTACACGAGCTGGCCGGACTCTCCGCGGGCGACTACCTGTTGTTGGCCGTCAGCGATACAGGCGAAGGCATGACGCCCGAGGTGATGACGCACATCTTTGAGCCCTTCTTCACGACGAAGGATGTCGGCAAAGGCACGGGACTGGGGCTCTCGACCGTCTATGGCATCGTGAAGCAGTGCGGCGGCTTGATCTCCGTGTATAGCGAACCGGGGCAAGGTACCTCGTTCAAGATCCTGTTGCCGGTGCTGGAGACTGACGTGGGAGAGGATGAGCGTGCGCCGGAGGCCCACCGGATTCTCAAGGGCAGCGAGACGATCCTGCTGGCTGAGGACGATGAAGCAGTCAGGAAGTTTGTTTGCGGTCTGCTGCGGCTGCATGGATATCAGGTGGTGGAGACGGCAGACCCGAATTCGGCGCTGGAAGCGGCACGCCAGGCAACCGGGCCCATCCACCTGCTGCTGACGGATGTCGTGATGCCGCACATGAGCGGGTTGGAGCTGCGGGCGCGGTTCAGCGACTTGTACCCGGGCGTCCCGGTGTTGCTCATGTCGGGCTACTCGGCGCGCCTGCGGACACAGCCGTTGGACGCACCTTCCATCGAGAAGCCTTTCTCTCCGGCGGCGCTGCTGGGCAGGATCCGCGATCTGCTGGATGGCGTGCCGGAGTCCAGTTCCGGGCATTAA
- a CDS encoding homogentisate 1,2-dioxygenase yields MYPLKKGKVPNQAHVGIPEGTFEEEHGRKGFFGKTAHLYHAHPPTGWIRFEGSLRPHKFDLNEAKPSDLTDPRGVPLPFLGNADVRLSVSRRPAPMPYYCRNADWDELWFVHRGQGTVETDFGPLPFERGDYLVIPRAVTYRMVPESTDNFFLLVESKGEFEQPEKGLIGQHALYDPGVIVVPEPAPQLDDNREWEVRILADGEYSSVFYPWNPIDVVGWKGDLTAWKINLRDIRPVMSHRAHLPPSVHTTFVTSGAVVCSFVPRPLEEDADALRVPFFHRNTDYDEFLFYHDGDFFSRDNIRAGMATLHPRGIHHGPHPKALANQRQKTHTDEYAVMLDGLNPIRVLEGGQAVEDPDYWRSWQG; encoded by the coding sequence ATGTATCCACTCAAAAAGGGCAAAGTCCCCAACCAGGCGCATGTCGGAATCCCCGAGGGCACATTCGAAGAGGAGCACGGACGCAAGGGCTTCTTCGGCAAGACCGCCCACCTCTACCACGCCCATCCCCCCACGGGCTGGATCCGCTTCGAAGGTTCGCTGCGGCCCCACAAGTTCGATCTCAACGAGGCCAAGCCTAGCGACCTGACGGACCCGCGCGGCGTCCCACTGCCGTTCCTGGGCAATGCCGATGTCCGCCTCTCCGTCTCCCGCCGGCCCGCGCCCATGCCGTACTACTGCCGCAACGCCGACTGGGACGAGCTGTGGTTTGTCCATCGGGGGCAGGGCACAGTCGAAACCGACTTCGGCCCCCTGCCGTTCGAGCGCGGCGACTACCTGGTCATCCCACGGGCCGTCACCTACCGCATGGTGCCGGAGTCCACGGACAACTTCTTCCTGCTGGTCGAGTCCAAAGGAGAATTTGAGCAGCCCGAGAAGGGGCTCATCGGACAGCACGCCCTCTACGACCCCGGTGTGATCGTCGTGCCCGAGCCCGCTCCGCAGCTAGACGACAACCGCGAATGGGAGGTCCGCATTCTCGCCGACGGCGAATACTCCAGCGTCTTCTACCCCTGGAATCCCATCGACGTGGTCGGGTGGAAGGGCGACTTGACCGCCTGGAAGATCAACCTGCGCGACATTCGTCCGGTGATGAGCCACCGGGCCCACCTGCCGCCGAGTGTCCACACAACCTTTGTGACGAGCGGCGCCGTCGTCTGCAGCTTTGTTCCAAGGCCCCTGGAGGAGGACGCCGACGCCCTGCGCGTACCGTTCTTCCATCGCAATACCGACTACGATGAGTTCCTCTTCTATCACGACGGCGACTTCTTCTCGCGCGACAACATCCGCGCCGGCATGGCGACGCTGCATCCGCGTGGCATTCACCATGGGCCCCACCCCAAGGCTCTAGCCAATCAGAGGCAGAAGACTCATACCGACGAGTACGCGGTCATGCTGGATGGCCTGAATCCGATCCGTGTGCTGGAAGGCGGGCAGGCGGTGGAGGATCCTGATTACTGGCGCAGTTGGCAAGGTTAA
- a CDS encoding phenylalanine 4-monooxygenase, translating into MLTTTAAPFIEDARARDQLFIRQPYELYSEENHAAWRSLYARMQPRWARYANPHFLEGQASLRLDASRVPRLEDVNQFLAPLTGFQARAVSGYVPPFLFFDCLRRREFPTTVTIRSLDSLDYLPEPDIFHDIAGHVPMHTHRDFAETLVRFGDCAHTAAGIAAGIHDENLRLERLSSIVKAMARFFWFTVEFGLLRTPGGLRAYGSGLLSSHSELPHALESPEVQRSEACLEWMIHQSFAIDHFQPLLFVVEGFEHLYELVGKLEEWMLAGKLDHVAPGEPALSLEDLRSFYWA; encoded by the coding sequence ATGCTCACCACGACCGCTGCTCCGTTCATCGAAGATGCTCGTGCCCGCGACCAGCTCTTCATCCGTCAACCGTACGAACTGTATAGCGAAGAGAATCACGCGGCGTGGCGGTCTCTGTATGCCCGCATGCAGCCCAGGTGGGCGCGGTATGCGAATCCGCACTTCCTGGAGGGGCAGGCGTCACTCCGGCTGGATGCGTCCCGAGTCCCTCGTTTGGAGGACGTGAACCAGTTCCTGGCGCCCTTGACGGGGTTTCAGGCTCGCGCCGTCAGCGGCTACGTTCCTCCGTTCCTGTTCTTCGACTGCCTGCGGCGGCGGGAGTTCCCGACCACCGTGACCATCCGGTCGCTGGACTCGCTCGACTACCTGCCTGAGCCGGACATCTTCCACGACATCGCGGGCCACGTGCCGATGCACACGCATCGGGACTTTGCCGAGACGCTGGTGCGGTTCGGAGACTGCGCCCATACGGCCGCCGGGATTGCGGCTGGGATCCATGACGAGAATCTGCGCCTGGAGCGCCTGTCGTCGATTGTGAAGGCCATGGCGCGGTTCTTCTGGTTCACGGTGGAATTCGGACTGTTGCGCACACCCGGCGGCCTGCGCGCCTACGGCAGCGGACTGCTGAGCTCCCACAGCGAGCTGCCGCATGCCCTCGAGTCCCCCGAAGTGCAGCGGAGCGAGGCCTGCCTGGAGTGGATGATCCACCAATCGTTTGCGATCGATCACTTCCAGCCTTTGCTGTTCGTGGTCGAAGGATTTGAGCATCTGTACGAGCTAGTGGGTAAGCTCGAAGAATGGATGCTGGCCGGCAAGCTGGATCACGTGGCTCCTGGCGAACCCGCGCTCTCGCTCGAGGATTTGCGCAGCTTCTACTGGGCCTGA
- a CDS encoding N-acetylglucosamine-6-phosphate deacetylase, translated as MKCSGFDANRGAAVEITGSAVLQSVEEFVRTPEGLNHVAPGFIDIQVNGFAGVDYCSPTASMEEIGRSLDLIFSTGTTRIFPTVITGGREEMLGAIRNLAKAKRSLKYGRALEGFHIEGPHISPHEGARGAHPLRQVRPPDTEEFDRWQDAAEGNVRLVTVSPEWLEAPKYIEHVVGTGVVVSIGHLDANAEQIDAAVRAGATLSTHLGNGAHGMLPRHPNYLWHQMADDRLAASFIVDGIHLDKSFLTVALRSKGLERAILITDAVMPAMCEPGPYMLGEVEVQLHPEGKVTLRDDTNRLAGSALRMDAGVGNLMKMCGVTLSEAITLATRNPARVGRVPLRQRGLQPGERADVVEYSYDKTAKSIRVLKTWLDGELVFSA; from the coding sequence ATGAAATGTTCCGGGTTTGACGCCAACCGGGGCGCCGCTGTCGAGATCACGGGCAGCGCAGTCCTGCAGAGTGTGGAAGAGTTCGTCCGTACACCGGAGGGACTGAACCATGTGGCTCCGGGGTTTATCGACATCCAGGTGAACGGCTTCGCCGGGGTCGATTACTGCTCGCCCACCGCTTCGATGGAAGAGATCGGACGGTCGCTGGACCTGATCTTCTCGACGGGTACGACGCGCATCTTTCCTACCGTCATCACGGGCGGACGGGAGGAGATGCTGGGTGCGATCCGGAACCTTGCCAAGGCAAAGCGTAGTTTGAAGTACGGGCGAGCGCTGGAAGGCTTCCATATTGAAGGTCCGCACATTTCACCGCACGAAGGAGCACGGGGCGCGCATCCCCTGCGCCAGGTGCGGCCTCCGGACACGGAAGAGTTCGACCGCTGGCAGGACGCCGCGGAAGGCAACGTACGGCTGGTGACGGTATCGCCGGAGTGGCTCGAGGCTCCGAAATATATCGAACATGTCGTAGGCACGGGCGTGGTGGTGAGCATTGGTCACCTGGACGCCAACGCCGAACAGATCGATGCGGCGGTGCGTGCCGGAGCGACGCTTTCCACCCACCTGGGCAATGGCGCCCACGGCATGCTGCCGCGCCATCCGAACTATCTGTGGCACCAGATGGCTGACGACCGTCTGGCGGCTTCGTTCATTGTCGATGGGATTCATCTGGATAAGAGCTTTCTCACCGTGGCGTTGCGGTCGAAAGGACTGGAGCGCGCCATCCTGATCACCGACGCGGTGATGCCCGCGATGTGCGAGCCCGGACCTTACATGCTGGGCGAGGTGGAAGTGCAGTTGCACCCAGAGGGCAAAGTGACGCTGCGCGACGATACGAACCGCCTGGCGGGCAGCGCGCTGCGGATGGACGCCGGAGTCGGCAACCTGATGAAGATGTGCGGGGTGACGCTGAGCGAGGCGATCACCCTGGCCACCCGCAATCCGGCGCGAGTGGGGCGCGTGCCTTTGCGGCAGCGCGGCCTGCAGCCCGGTGAGCGGGCCGACGTGGTGGAGTATTCGTACGACAAAACGGCCAAGTCGATCCGGGTGTTGAAGACCTGGCTCGACGGAGAATTGGTTTTTTCGGCGTGA